CAGCAATGCACGGGCGTTTCGCTTTGTCAACATCGTTCATGAGCCGGGCATTCAGTTTGCCGATGTGTCCATGTTATACGAGTACCTGCCGCTTGCTCAGCGCGGAACCTTTAAAAGCTCCGACGAGCAACTAAACAAGATATGGGATGTATCGATTCGTACCCTCGAACTGAACACGCGGGAGTTCTTTCTCGACGGTATCAAACGTGACCATTGGGTCTGGTCGGGTGATGCTGTACAGTCTTACCTGATGAATTACTACTCGTTTTTCGACAATGAATCCGTGAAGCGAACTACCTGGGCGCTGCGTGGAGCCGAACCGGTAGAATCCCACATCAACACCATTCTGGATTACTCGCTGTACTGGTTTACGGGGATCTACGACTACTACCAGTATACCGGCGATGAAGCGTTCCTTAAAACCATCTATCCGCGCATGGTTACTCTGATGGACTTTGTGCTGAAGCGCAGAAACAACAATGGTATGCTGGAAGGGTTGCCCGGTGATTGGGTCTTTCTGGACTGGGCACCCATGACGAAGGAAGGCGAGTTGAGTGCTGAGCAGCTATTGTTTGCCAGAAGTCTCGAAACGATGGCGCTTTGTGCTTCGCTCATGAACGATACCGAAAAGGCCGCTTCGTATGGTCAGCTTGCCACTGATCTGAAAACAAAAATTCTAGACACATTCTGGGACCCTAATCAGCAGGCGTTTATCCACAGTCGGAAAGATGGGCAGGTAAACCGGCAGGTTACCCGCTATGCCAACATGTTTGCCACAATGTTTGGCTATCTCGATTCCACCAAGGTAAATGCTGTTACCAAAAACGTATTGATGAACGACAAGGTGCAGAAAATCACGACACCGTACATGCGGTTCTATGAGTTGGCGGCCCTGGCCGAAATTGGTCAGCAAGCCTACGTAACGAAAGAAATAAAAGACTATTGGGGGGGGATGCTCCAGGAGGGTGCTACTACGTTTTGGGAAGCGTATGATCCGAAAGAAAAAGGGGCTGCCCGTTACGCCATGTACGGTCGTCCGTTCGGGAAAAGCCTGTGCCATGCCTGGGGAGCCAGCCCACTTTATTTGCTGGGTAAGTATTATCTGGGTGTAAAACCGGTGCAGCCCGGATACGCTAATTACGTGATCGAGCCAAATTTGGGCGGTCTGCAATGGATAGAAGGTAAAGTGCCAACACCCCAGGGCGATATTGCGGTATCGGTCAACACGCGACAGATCAAAGTAAACACGGTAGGAGGGAAAGGACTGCTCCGTTTCAAAAGTGCTAAAAAGCCTGCCTGCAAAGAAGGTCAGCTAATCAGTAAAGGAAAACAAACCTTTGAAATGGCGTTGGAAGCGGGTAAAAATTACATTGTCTCTTACTCGCTACCTTAAAAATTCAGCTTTTTGTAAGCAATTCAGGTTGATGTATTGATGGGTAAATAAGCGCTGTTTACGGTGACTTATTTGCCCATCCATTTTTTAAAGTCGGTGGCTCGTTCCCGGCTTACTAGAACCTCTTCAGCGGGGCAAGGGTTGAGCGTAAGTTTGAGCTTGTGATTAAAATAAGCGTGAATTTGCTGTACCGCGTTTACGTGAACAATAAACTGTCGGTTAGCCCGGAAAAACAGGGTAGGGTCAAGCATTGAATCCAGCTCGTCCAGTGTGTAATCCAGTGAATATTTTTGGCCTCTGAAGGTGCGAAACAAAGTGACCCGGTCTTCCGAGTGAAAAAACGCAATCTCGCCCACTTCGATGGGAAGCCACTGCGACAGGTGCCGCACCAGAAAACGACGCCGGTACTCGGCAGGCTCATTTTGTCGGCGCAACTGTTCGACAAGAGAATCAATAGCAACGACCTGAATGGTTGGTATTTCGGGCTGGCGGTTGAGAAGCTGGTATTTGTGTAAACTGGCGGCCAGTTCGGGCTGTTTGATGGGTTTTAGCAGGTAATCGATGCTGTTGACCTTAAACGCTTTAATCGCATATTCGTCGTAGGAGGTTGTAAAGATGACGGGGGTCGAAATCGACGTTTGTTCGAAAATTTCGAAGCTTTGCCCATCCGCCAGTTCAATGTCCATGAAGATCAAATCAAGGGACGGTTTTGTTTGAAGGTATTCTACCGATGTTTCTATACTGGACGTTACATTGACGATTTGTATATCGGGCGCTAATTCGGCCAGCAGTTTAGTCAGTCGGAGGGCCGCTAATTCTTCATCTTCTATGATAAGGACATTCATAAAATTGTCTGGGCTAAGAATTGGGTGAGTCGATTCACGAAACTAGCCAGACCGTACAATGCACCCAGCGCGACATTGTATCAACACCCCAAAAACGCGACTGAAACGGTATAGCCCGCTACTGACCTGAAACCAGATGCAACACAATAGGCTAAACCGGAATTAAGGGCAGAGCTACGACAAACTGATTGGTTTCTTCCCGCACCGAAGGCATCGGCTGACCCAGCATTTCGTATTTCGACAGAATGTTTGCTAAACCGACGCCCGTTGACATAACACCTTGTCTTTTTCGCTGAATATTATTGCGAACGTGTAGATTGGCCAAGCTGTCGGTTTGAATCTGAACCGTCAGCGGCTTACTCTTCATAACGATGTTATGTTTGACGGCATTTTCGACGAGTAATTGTAGGGTGAGCGGAGGAATTTGGTACGATTGGAACCGCTTGTCTACCTCAATCGACAGTTGAAAACCACTGCCGTATCGAGTCTGGAGCAGGTGAACGTACGAATGAATAAAGGATAGTTCCGTCGCGAGATCGGTTAAGTTTTGTTCACTGGCCCGCAACACATATCGGTACACAGAACTCAACTCTTCGGTAAACGTTTCGGCCTGCTTTGGATCTTCTCCAATCAACGTGATTAATGAATTCAGGCTGTTAAACAGAAAATGTGGGTTAACCTGCTGTTTGAGCACATCCATCTGTTGCTGCATGTGCAACTGCTTGAGTTTGTACTCCCGCTCGGTGCTTTGGCGTAATTGATTGTAGGTGTAAATGGATTCGTGCGAGCCCGCCGATATAACGTTCGTAACAAAGCCGATCATCAGTACCCAGGGAATGGTTTCGGGTTTGTACGGATACCCCAACTGTTCGTAGAGCCAATAAAGGATTAGAATCGCGGACATCATGAAGCCGACGTACATGAGCATGGAGTACAGAAGTCGCTGGCCGAACTGATCGGGTGCTCCGTAGCAATAACGCATGTAATTCATCCATAACGTGAGCACGACAAAGATGACTGCTCCCCAGATATTGATAATAATCGTACTGTCAATGAACAGCGATTTATCCTGAAAGTAAAGCGGCCCAAAAATGATGTAATTGGAAATAATAACAGCGGGGTAAGTCAGTAAATAGATGAGAAAATTATAGCGGTCAAACGTAGCCCACTGTTTCATAGACGAGGAATTAAGCTAATCCAAAGATAAACGATGGCGGGAGCGAATCAAGCGAAAAACAAGCAGGTCAACGGGGGAAGCTGAACGTCAAACCTGCTTGTACAAACTGCTAGACGGTCAGGTAACGACGTTGTAGTTCGGCGGCAATTCCTTTCTTGACCGCCCGGCGACCTAACCAGTTCAAGACAGGTTGCAGCACGGACATCCATCCGACCAGGTAGGTGCCACTAATCATAACCGTATAGCCTAGGGCGTAGAGGCTCTTAGGCATTCCCTGCGCGGTTGACTGCCCATCTCTGGCCAGGCCATACGTAATTTGAAGGGTCTGTTCAAAACCGGGGCAGCCGGGTGCAATCCGACACTGGAAGCGGCACGACTGAGCGCTTTGATTAAAGAAGCGATGTTTGCTGTAAGCAGGTGCCGTTGCCGATTCGCCCGGTTTTAGGCGGATAATCTGGTCGCCAACCTGAATGCTTAACTCACCTTCCAGACAAGTAAATTCTTCCGAGAAATCTTCGTGGTAATGCAACGGATTGCCCCCACCCGCTGAAAGCGTTACTTCAACTAACGTGTGGTAGCCATTGCTTTCGCGGCTTGTTTCCAGAAAGATTACTTCGTCTTTGAGGATCGGGTTGATGATGGTGCGCGAAGCGGTTAAGGTCGTTGCCGATTGTTTTACGGTTTGCATGAGCTTGTTGTTTAACTGAATGACTGGTTGAACGAATACCGGCTATTCGAAACCGGCGTTGATGGGACAAATTTGCGCAGAGACCAGGCCGATTACCGAGGATGATACTACTGAAGCGGTACTTAGACCTACTGAAGTGCTTACTTCCCCGCTTTGAGCAAATTGTTGCTATTCGGGCTAAACACACGCTGCGGCCCAAGCTGAGAGTTGATGAACAAATTGGCTGAGCCGATAGTCGGCAAGCGGAAATCTTGTAGGATTCAGGTTGCCTTTCGTGGTAGTTATCGCTTTCGTTTAGTGCGCACGATTATCAGGTGCGTATTTGGCTGTGGCTATCTCAAGAAAATCTGTTAAAATCTCAATTTCTGCCGACGCTCGACCGGGGTGGACAGGATTTAGCTTTGGCTCTTCGAATACCAACACTAAACGGTTCGTCAAGCTATGAATTATCAATCCCTTCTTCGTCAGCTTTATCAGGATTTCAATGCCCGTCACATTGATGCGGTTCTCGCTCATCTGCATACCGATGTCGCTTGGCCGAACGGGTGGGAGGGGGGCTATGTAGCGGGCCATGATGAAGTCCGCGCTTACTGGCTCCGGCAATGGCAGCAAATCAATCCTTCGGTAGAGCCGCTTTCCTTTGAAACAAGACCCGATGGAGAAATCGCGATCTTGGTTCATCAAGTAATTAAAGATCTGGACGGCCAGGTGATGAGTGATGAGCAGCTCAATCACGTATATCGCTTTGAAAACGGAAAAGTGCGGACAATGACAATCGAACACTGATAAGCTGTTCTACCACTATTTTCAAATCTAATCTGACAAACGATCTCGTAGCTAGAAATAAGGACTGTTTTGAGCCGTGGAAAGCAAACTAGAGTAGACCTTGTTGAATAATGAAGTAAAGACCGACAGGAACAGAACACGCTGCGCCGTATTTTTGTCCTTCTGTTTTACCGCACTAAAACAGAAGGACAATTGTAACCAATACACAATGATGTTTTGTGGCCGTTGTGCTTGGTCATTTTTGGGTAGGCTCTTCTAGTAAATTATGGTGGATTTACGTTCAACGTCAAAAAGTAAAACTTCATCGGCTTCATTCGCGGATACAAAACCACATTACAACATCCTTGATGGATTACGTGGCGTAGCGGCAATAACCGTTGTTTGTTTTCACTTATTTGAAGCCTTTGCAACCAGTCATTTAGACCAAAGAATCAATCACGGCTATCTGGCTGTTGATTTCTTTTTTATTCTGTCGGGCTTTGTAGTCGGCTACGCCTACGATGACCGCTGGGAAACCATGACGGTAAACGACTTCATGAAACGTCGGTTTATTCGCTTGCATCCGATGGTCGTGATGGGGGCCATTATCGGAGCCGTTATGTTTTACTTCCAGGGCTGCGCTGCCTGGGACGTGTCAAAAGTATCGGTGCCTACGCTGTTGGTAGCAACCCTTATAAATGCTTGCCTAATCCCGGCAACTCCCGGCTTTGAAATTAGGGGTGTTGGCGAAATGTTCCCGCTGAATGGTCCGAGCTGGTCTTTGTTTTTTGAGTACATCGGCAACATCCTCTACGCGTTCATTATCCGTAAACTTTCCACCAAAGCGCTTGCTGTACTGGTTGCACTGGCCGGTATCGGGTTAGCCGCATTTTCTATTTGGGGACCTTACGGCGATATATGCGTTGGGTTCTCATTAACGGGGGACAACATACTCGGTGGTTCTTTGCGTCTATTGTTTTCGTTCTCGGCGGGGTTGTTGTTATCTCGCGTGTTTAAACCTGTCCACGTAAAAGGAGCATTCTGGATCGGTGGTTTATCGATCATTATTCTATCAACCATTCCTCGAATCGGTGGCAGCGAACAGTTGTGGATGAACGGTTTATACGATGCAATCTGTGTTATTATAATCTTTCCTACGCTGGTTTATCTGGGGGCTTCAGGAACAACTACAGACCAGCTATCAACCCGACTGTGTAAGTTTTTAGGGGATATCTCTTATCCGCTGTACATGGTCCATTACCCGTTTATCTATTTGTATTACGCCTGGGTTAAAAACGAAAACCTCACATTCGAGCAATCGCTTCCCGGCGCTATAGCCCTTGTTGTTGGCTCTATTCTATTGGCTTACTTGTGCTTAAAACTATACGACGAACCCGTGCGCAAGTTTTTAACGAAGCGCCTGTTGCGAGTAGGAAAATAGCCTTTATTAAAGACCAGCTCTGTTAACTGTTCCCGTCGCTTCTCATTGAATAAAATATAACTTACTGCTCGTTTGAGAATCAGTTAGTTACAGCGTACTGTTCGTTGTTTGGATAACAAAATGCACCACTAATGTAGTTACCTACTTCAAATCGGTTTGATGTAATTAAATAGTTCGATCATGGGTCAGCAACAGCTATTACAGACAGTCGCCAGTAAACTAATCGAGCGCTGGCGTTTGGTTGAAGCACAGGGACAGAAAGATAGTAGTGGTGAAGCGAGTAAGACGTTTCATCATCAGGAAGGCCAGTTTCTTGAAGAGTTAATCGATCTGGTAAATTCAGGTTTAGCGGCCCCCAATTCAGATTGGAAAACGGAAAAACAGCCGAAGGCTCCACCTATCTACTTTAGTCCCGACTCGACTTATGTAGAGCCACGCTGATCATAAGTAGCCTTTTAATGAACGGGGTACTTTGAGTGATAAATGCTCGTCAGTTGCTATGACACACAGAGGTTCACGGGCCTGATCAGTTCCTATAAAACTCGCTGTTTGAAAATTAATAATCTGATAGATAAGTAGTTATCTTATAAATTAATTATTTTTTAATGAACTAGGAATAGTTTGGCTGGGATTGCTGTTCGTTTAAAACTACTGCATCTTCAATCCCATGCAATTCCTCTCTACGAATAACAAACTTCTTCCCCGCTGTTTAGCACTCTCTTTTACTCTTATTCAGTTTGGTTGCGGATCATCGACCAACGAAGCATCAACGGCGACCGAGATTCCCACATTGCCCGTCGTTCAAGTCAAAACAGCATCAGTCACAACGTATCAGGAGTTCTCGGCCACGCTCGAAGGCCGGGTCAACGTAGATATTCGTCCGCAGGTTGAAGGCTACCTAGAAAAAATTTATGTTGATGAAGGGGCTACCGTCCGCAAAGGACAGCCGTTGTTTCGCATCGATACCCGTACGTACCGCGAGCAAGTCGGTAATGCGGATGCCAGCTTGTTGGCCGCCAAAGCAAACCTGGATAAAGCTGCTCTGGAAGTAGCTCGACTAACGCCTTTGGTCGAAAATAACGTCGTTTCGGATGTTCAGCTCAAAGCCGCGCAATCGGCTTACGCAGCGGCTAAAGCGAATGTCGCACAAGCCCAGTCAATGGTGGGTAACGCCAATGTCAACCTCAGCCGTACACTAATCACCGCACCCGCTAGTGGTTTTATTGGTCGTCTGCCTTACAAAGTCGGCAGCCTGGTCGGACGAGCCGAGTTACAGCCTCTGACGACCGTATCTGATGTACACGAAATATACGCGTACTTCTCAATGGGCGAAGTTGACTTCCTTCGGTTTACCCAACAGGCGTCCGGTGGTAGTCTGGCCGATAAGATTCGTAAGCTGCCGCCTGTTGAACTGGTGCTTGCTGATGGCAAAGCCTATGCTCAGCACGGTCGGATTGAGATGGTATCGGGTCAGTTTGACAAAACGATGGGAGCCATCAGTTTCCGGGCCGTTTTCCCCAATTCACAAGGGCTGTTACGATCTGGCATCAGTGGGCGGGTCCGCATCCCTGAGCCGCATCCATCGGCGGTGGTTATACCTCAGGAAGCGACCTTCGAACGTCAGGATCGGGTTTTTGTTTTTGCCGTTGCCGATAGCAACAAAGTGGTGAGTAAACCACTTCAAATAGCCGGAAAAAGCGGTAACTTTTACCTGATTACCAAAGGTGTAAAACCCGGCGAGCGCATTGTACAGCAAGGGCTGGATCGGCTTCGCGATGGGGATGCCATTACCCCCCGCCTTGTTGCTGTCGATAGCCTGACAACGTCCCGCGAACTGTAATTACTTCAACGAAATTCATCGTTCTGATCGGCTTTGCCCGATTGGAGCGCTTCTGGCAAAACCATGCTTAAAACATTCATTGAACGTCCGGTACTGGCTACGGTCATTTCGATTCTGCTGGTCATATTGGGTGTCATTTCTTTGGTCACGCTGCCCGTCACGCAATTCCCCGAAATTGCCCCGCCAAGCGTGCAGGTTGCGGCTTCGTACCCCGGCGCTAATGCCGAGGTGGTTGCCCGCTCCGTCGCTACCCCCCTCGAAGAGGCCATTAATGGGGTTGAAAATATGACGTACATGACATCGTCGTCGGGTAATGATGGGTCAGTAGCAGTCAACATTTACTTTAAACTCGGCACTAATCCCGATCTGGCGGCTGTAAACGTACAGAACCGGGTAGCCAAAGCCACGAGTCTTTTACCCGCCGAAGTCATCCAGGCGGGGATTTCGACGCAAAAGCAACAGAACAGTATGATTATGATCCTCAACCTGAACAGTGATGAGGACGTATACGACGAAACGTTTTTGCAGAACTACGCCAAGATCAACCTGATCCCAGAGTTACAGCGGGTGAACGGTGTCGGACAAGTGATGGTGTTCGGGGTGAAAGACTATTCCATGCGAATCTGGCTAAAACCGGATCGATTGGTGGCTTATGGCCTTTCTCCCCAGGAAGTGCTCGGAGCGATTCGGGAACAGAACCTGGAAGCGGCTCCCGGTAAAATCGGTGAAAACAGTCGGGAATCGTTTGAGTACGTTATCAAATACAAAGGCAAACTTAGCCAGCCGGAACAGTACGAAAATATTATCCTCAAAGCGAATGCCGATGGATCGGCTATTCAGCTAAAGGACGTAGCCCGGATTGAATTTGGTTCGTTTACCTACAGTGGCGATACAAAAGTAAACGGTCGGCCAAGTGTGGGTATTGCGATCAACCAGATGGCGGGTTCTAACGCCAATGATATTCAGGTTGCTATTCTAGCGATCATGGATAAGGCCAAAGGAGCGTTTCCGAAGGGAATTAATTACACCATCGGGTATAGTACCAAAACCTTCCTCGACGAATCCATCGATCAGGTTACGCATACGCTGCTCGAAGCATTTGTGCTCGTGTTTATCGTGGTGTTCCTGTTTTTACAGGATTTTCGGTCCACGCTTATTCCGGCGATTGCGGTGCCGGTCGCCATTGTCGGTACGTTCTTTTTCATGCAGCTGTTCGGCTTTACGATCAATCTGCTGACATTATTCGCACTCGTACTGGCGATTGGGATTGTGGTTGATGATGCCATTGTGGTGGTAGAAGCGGTTCACACTAAGATGGAGAAAAGCCGCCAGTCGGCGCGGGTCGCTACGTTGCATTCCATGCAGGAAATTTCGGGTGCCATTATCTCTATCACGTTGGTAATGGCTGCGGTATTCGTTCCGGTTGGTTTCATGAACGGTCCTGCCGGGGTGTTCTACAAGCAATTTGCCTTTACGCTTGCAATAGCCATCCTGATCTCGGCGGTTAACGCCCTAACGCTGAGTCCGGCACTGTGCGCATTGCTACTCAAAAATTCGCATCACGTTGACGGTGCAGCGCACAATGGTCATTCGAAGAAAGGATTTTTAGACCGCTTTTTTGCGGGCTTCAACGCCGGATTTACATCGCTGACGAATCGCTACGTTGGTGGACTACGGTTTTTGATTCGCCACAAGTGGGTCGGCTTAAGCGGTCTGGCGTTAGTGACAGCGGTAGCGGTCTGGTTCATGCGCACAACCCCAACGGGTTTTATCCCATCCGAAGACCAGGGCTTTATCGCTTATTCGCTGAAGCTACCGGCGGGGGCTTCGTTACAGCGCACGCAGAAAGTTGCGGATAAAATCGAAGGTATTCTGCATAAGACCCAAGCCGTTGAACAGCACATTGAAATTAGTGGCTTCAACATGATTGCGAACTCGGCGAGCCCGTCGTATGCAGCCGGATTCGTTAAAATGAAGCCATACGCAGAGCGGGGAGCGGTGAAGGATTTACAGCAGGTCGTTGATGCCGTAAGCAAGCAGGTTGCTGGTGTTGAAGAAGGGCGGGTAGACGTATTTACCATGCCAACTGTACCGGGCTTTAGCAATGTCGATGGGTTTGAATTGTTATTGCAGGACCGAACAGGCGGGAAGCTGAATAAGCTGAGTGCTACAGCCAACGCGTTTATTGAGGAAATCCAAAAGCGGCCCGAAATTGCCGCTGCCTTTACGACATTCGACACGGGTACCCCGCAGTTTGAACTGGAACTGGACGTAAAGAAAGCGAAGCAACTAGGCGTTTCAACCAGCGACATCATGCAAACGATGCAGGTGTATTACGGGAGTACGTTTGCGTCGGATTTCAACCGCTTTGGCAAGTTTTATCGGGTTATTGCTCAGGCTGACGCTCCGTATCGGGCTGATCCGTCCTCGCTGAACAGCATTTATGTCAAAAATGCGACGGGACAGATGGTTCCGATGACGACGTTTGTGACGCTTAAGCGTGTGTACGGACCCGAAGCCGTTACCCGAAACAATCTTTTCACATCGGTCGCTATCAACGGAATGGCTAAACCGGGTTATAGTTCAGGGGATGCGATTCGGGCAGTAGAAGAAGTTGCGAAACAAAAACTACCGGTCGGGTACACGTACGAATGGACCGGGATGACGCGGGAAGAAATTGCAGCGGGTGGCCAGTCGGGTTTAATCTTCGGACTTAGTCTCGTGTTTGTGTATTTCCTGCTGGCAGCGCAGTACGAGAGCTACATTCTGCCCTGGGCCGTCCTGCTGTCTATTCCGACGGGGATTCTGGGCGTTTTTCTGTTCATCAATCTGGCCGGAATCGATAACAACATCTATGTGCAGGTCGGTTTGATTATGCTCATCGGGCTTTTAGCCAAAAACGCCATTCTGATTGTCGAATACGCGGTGCAGCGACGGCAGACGGGTATGGGCTTATTGGCGTCGGCTTTGGAAGCATCGCGGTTGCGGCTGCGCCCGATCCTGATGACTTCGTTTGCCTTTATTGTCGGGCTCATCCCGCTTATGGGTGCAACGGGTGCTTCGGCTAAAGGAAATCACTCGATCAGTATAGGAACGGCAGGGGGAATGTTGACAGGGGTTCTGTTTGGCCTCTTTATCATCCCCGTCTTATTCGTCATTTTTCAGGGACTTCAAGAGAAGATTCGTCGGCCTAAAACCGACGAGGAACGGAAGGCGCTGGCCGAAGAAGCCTTTGCCGATAGTCCGCTAAATCGTAATTAATCATGCTGCAAAGATTTATTCTATCGTTGCGCCCATACTTCAGCATTCTTCTCATTCTGTCCATCTTGTCGAGTTGCAAAGTCGGGCAGAACTACCAGCGGCCAATCACGAAGCTACCGGAACAGTTTAGCCCACAAGCTTCAACCGCCGATACGTCCAGTGTGGCAAAAATGCCCTGGCGTCAGTTTTTTCAGGATGCTGAACTGCAAAATCTGATCGGGAGCGCGCTTACCAACAATTTTGACTTACAACTGGCAATTAAACGTATTGAAGAGAATCAGGCTTATGTCCGGCAAACACGTTATGCATTGTTACCATCGGTCAACGCCCAGGTGGCGGCTTCCACGGTTACCCCATCGCGTAATAGTCTGAACGGACTGAGTCTGGAGAATTTTATTGGCACGCGGCATCTGGAAGATTATTCGGCCAATCTCGCTCTATCTTGGGAAGTGGATATATGGGGACGTATTCGTCGGCAAAACGAAGCGACAATAGCTACTTTTTTACAGACGCAGGAAGCCGCTAATGCCGTTCGTACTAATCTGGTCGCGAATGTGGCAACGGGCTATTTTAACATCCTGCTGCTGGATGCACAACTCGATGTTGCCAAACGCAACCTGGCTCTTGGTGATACGATTGTGCAATTGGTACGCTTTCAAAAAAAGTCTGGCGATGTAACGGAACTCGCTGTTCAGCAAGCCGAAGCGCAACGTCAGACTGCCGACCTGTTGCGTGCGCAGTTGGAACAGGGCTTGATTATTGAACAGAATGGACTCCGGCAACTTCTGGGTGACTGGCCGGGAAGTATTGAACGTGGCAATCGACTTACTACCTATCCCGTAGATGATACATTGCTAGCGGGCGTACCGGCTCAGCTGTTGGCCAATCGCCCGGATGTACGCGCTAGCGAATTAGGGTTGGTGGCTGCTAACGCCCGCATTGGCGTTGCGCAGGCCAGCTTGTACCCCGCGCTGACCATTACGGGTTCGGGCGGTTTGAATTCGTTTCAGGCGCAGAACTGGTTTGCTTTCCCCAACTCCTTATTTTACAATCTGGCGGCAGGGTTGACGCAACCCGTTTTTCTGCGACGACAGCTCCGTACGCAACTGGAGGTAACAACGATTCAGCAGGAGGCAGCCCTGATCCAGTTTCGCCAAAGTATAAACAATGCCGTTAAGGAGGTAGCCAATGCGCTGGCACAAAGTGAACGGTTGCAGGAGCAGGAGCGGATCGCTATCGGGCGGGTACAGACATTGCAAGGGGCTGTTAAAAATGCAAAGCTCCTGTTTAAAAGTGGTATGGCTACGTATCTCGAAGTAATCACCGCTCAGAGTAACGCGTTACAAGCTGAACTAGCTTTGGCTGATATTAAACGGCAGCGACTAGGCGCTATGGTCGAAGTCTACCGGTCGTTAGGCGGTGGCTGGCGCTAGATCGGCTTAGCAGATTGAGCAACTACTTATTTGTTTATCATGGTTGCTCGATCTGCTAAGCATGATTATTGCTACGTACGGATATCTCCTACAAATTCTCGATTTAAATAGAATATATAGCTATTCTGCCGAAAGGGTTGATGTTTAGTGAGTAGCAACGTTCTATATGTGTCCGTTTTTGGGTATCCTTTAAATAAGAATACCACCCAGTAAATAAGATAAAGCTAATTTGTGATTAGGTCGCACTTGCTTAACAATTATGCGTAGAATTGTTACCTGTAACTAAAAAGTGTTAACCTAATTAGCAAAATGACTTTGATGTTAAGTGTATTCACGTATGTGGTGACCGTACCTGTACGACTGCTCACCGTCTCTTTATCTTTTCGGCGTTTTACCAGCAAATCGGGCTGCCCTTACTGCGGGAGTGTTTTGGATAGTGAACGTACTACCAGACCCTTGTTAGTAAAAAACTTGCTTTTCTTTTTACCGTTAAAGGCTTATAAGTGCATGAAATGCCGTAAAGAACATGTACGGTTTTAGTTTGTGTATAGATCTTGATGCAGTACATACGTCGCATGTAGTGTCTAACAAACTGGTTTTGGGGAAAACCATGAAGAAGGCTACAAGGCAAGAGGTGTTTTAAGAACTACTGAATAAGTGGATAAAACAGGTAAGCCAGACTTAGTTAAGTCTGGCTTACCTGTTTTATTGACCGATAGATAAAGGAAGTCGAGATAGGAGAGATGCGTAGTTTTGTTTTATGTTGTTAATACCAGC
This window of the Spirosoma oryzicola genome carries:
- a CDS encoding efflux RND transporter periplasmic adaptor subunit, which translates into the protein MQFLSTNNKLLPRCLALSFTLIQFGCGSSTNEASTATEIPTLPVVQVKTASVTTYQEFSATLEGRVNVDIRPQVEGYLEKIYVDEGATVRKGQPLFRIDTRTYREQVGNADASLLAAKANLDKAALEVARLTPLVENNVVSDVQLKAAQSAYAAAKANVAQAQSMVGNANVNLSRTLITAPASGFIGRLPYKVGSLVGRAELQPLTTVSDVHEIYAYFSMGEVDFLRFTQQASGGSLADKIRKLPPVELVLADGKAYAQHGRIEMVSGQFDKTMGAISFRAVFPNSQGLLRSGISGRVRIPEPHPSAVVIPQEATFERQDRVFVFAVADSNKVVSKPLQIAGKSGNFYLITKGVKPGERIVQQGLDRLRDGDAITPRLVAVDSLTTSREL
- a CDS encoding efflux RND transporter permease subunit, with the translated sequence MLKTFIERPVLATVISILLVILGVISLVTLPVTQFPEIAPPSVQVAASYPGANAEVVARSVATPLEEAINGVENMTYMTSSSGNDGSVAVNIYFKLGTNPDLAAVNVQNRVAKATSLLPAEVIQAGISTQKQQNSMIMILNLNSDEDVYDETFLQNYAKINLIPELQRVNGVGQVMVFGVKDYSMRIWLKPDRLVAYGLSPQEVLGAIREQNLEAAPGKIGENSRESFEYVIKYKGKLSQPEQYENIILKANADGSAIQLKDVARIEFGSFTYSGDTKVNGRPSVGIAINQMAGSNANDIQVAILAIMDKAKGAFPKGINYTIGYSTKTFLDESIDQVTHTLLEAFVLVFIVVFLFLQDFRSTLIPAIAVPVAIVGTFFFMQLFGFTINLLTLFALVLAIGIVVDDAIVVVEAVHTKMEKSRQSARVATLHSMQEISGAIISITLVMAAVFVPVGFMNGPAGVFYKQFAFTLAIAILISAVNALTLSPALCALLLKNSHHVDGAAHNGHSKKGFLDRFFAGFNAGFTSLTNRYVGGLRFLIRHKWVGLSGLALVTAVAVWFMRTTPTGFIPSEDQGFIAYSLKLPAGASLQRTQKVADKIEGILHKTQAVEQHIEISGFNMIANSASPSYAAGFVKMKPYAERGAVKDLQQVVDAVSKQVAGVEEGRVDVFTMPTVPGFSNVDGFELLLQDRTGGKLNKLSATANAFIEEIQKRPEIAAAFTTFDTGTPQFELELDVKKAKQLGVSTSDIMQTMQVYYGSTFASDFNRFGKFYRVIAQADAPYRADPSSLNSIYVKNATGQMVPMTTFVTLKRVYGPEAVTRNNLFTSVAINGMAKPGYSSGDAIRAVEEVAKQKLPVGYTYEWTGMTREEIAAGGQSGLIFGLSLVFVYFLLAAQYESYILPWAVLLSIPTGILGVFLFINLAGIDNNIYVQVGLIMLIGLLAKNAILIVEYAVQRRQTGMGLLASALEASRLRLRPILMTSFAFIVGLIPLMGATGASAKGNHSISIGTAGGMLTGVLFGLFIIPVLFVIFQGLQEKIRRPKTDEERKALAEEAFADSPLNRN
- a CDS encoding efflux transporter outer membrane subunit, giving the protein MLQRFILSLRPYFSILLILSILSSCKVGQNYQRPITKLPEQFSPQASTADTSSVAKMPWRQFFQDAELQNLIGSALTNNFDLQLAIKRIEENQAYVRQTRYALLPSVNAQVAASTVTPSRNSLNGLSLENFIGTRHLEDYSANLALSWEVDIWGRIRRQNEATIATFLQTQEAANAVRTNLVANVATGYFNILLLDAQLDVAKRNLALGDTIVQLVRFQKKSGDVTELAVQQAEAQRQTADLLRAQLEQGLIIEQNGLRQLLGDWPGSIERGNRLTTYPVDDTLLAGVPAQLLANRPDVRASELGLVAANARIGVAQASLYPALTITGSGGLNSFQAQNWFAFPNSLFYNLAAGLTQPVFLRRQLRTQLEVTTIQQEAALIQFRQSINNAVKEVANALAQSERLQEQERIAIGRVQTLQGAVKNAKLLFKSGMATYLEVITAQSNALQAELALADIKRQRLGAMVEVYRSLGGGWR